A portion of the Bacteroides faecium genome contains these proteins:
- a CDS encoding glycoside hydrolase family 88 protein: MKTILSALGLSLLIFTSCGGQKKVEVDFIQDNIDNAVAQNTIQTDIIEKSGKVLNPRTINEDGSISYIPIEDWCSGFYPGSMWLTYNLTGDKKWLPLAEKYTEALDSVKYLKWHHDVGFMIGCSYLNGYRLADKKEYKDVIVEAAKSLSTRFRPNAGVIQSWDADKGWQGTRGWKCPVIIDNMMNLELLFEATALSGDSTFYNIAVKHADTTMAHHFRPDNSCYHVVDYDPETGEVRKRQTAQGYADESAWARGQAWALYGYTTCYRYTKDKKYLDQAQKVYNFIFNNKNLPEDLVPYWDYDAPNIPNEPRDASAAACTASALYELDGYLPGNQYKETADKIMVSLGSPAYRAEVGTNGNFILMHSVGSIPHGQEIDVPLNYADYYFLEALMRKRDLEKK; the protein is encoded by the coding sequence ATGAAAACAATTCTTAGCGCATTAGGACTTTCCCTTTTGATCTTTACGAGTTGCGGTGGACAAAAAAAAGTTGAAGTAGACTTTATTCAGGACAACATCGACAACGCAGTGGCACAGAACACGATTCAAACGGATATTATCGAGAAATCCGGCAAGGTTCTGAATCCGAGAACCATTAACGAAGACGGTAGTATATCTTATATACCTATTGAAGATTGGTGCTCTGGTTTTTACCCTGGTAGCATGTGGCTGACTTATAACCTGACCGGAGATAAGAAATGGTTGCCGTTGGCTGAAAAATATACGGAAGCTCTTGATTCTGTGAAATACCTGAAATGGCATCATGACGTAGGATTTATGATTGGTTGCAGCTATCTGAACGGATACCGTCTGGCCGACAAGAAAGAATATAAGGATGTGATTGTCGAAGCAGCCAAATCACTCTCTACACGTTTCCGTCCGAATGCCGGTGTTATACAGTCATGGGATGCCGATAAAGGTTGGCAGGGAACACGTGGATGGAAGTGTCCGGTGATTATTGATAATATGATGAACCTTGAACTTTTGTTTGAAGCAACAGCTCTGTCCGGTGATTCTACTTTCTATAATATTGCAGTGAAACATGCAGATACAACTATGGCACACCATTTCCGTCCGGATAACAGTTGTTATCATGTAGTAGACTACGATCCCGAAACCGGTGAAGTGCGCAAGAGACAAACTGCACAGGGATATGCTGATGAATCGGCTTGGGCTCGCGGACAAGCTTGGGCTCTTTACGGATATACTACTTGCTATCGCTATACGAAAGACAAGAAATATCTCGACCAGGCTCAAAAGGTATATAATTTTATCTTTAACAACAAGAATCTGCCGGAAGACCTCGTACCTTACTGGGATTATGATGCACCGAATATTCCGAATGAACCTCGTGACGCTTCCGCTGCTGCTTGTACAGCTTCTGCCCTCTACGAATTGGATGGTTATCTGCCGGGCAACCAGTACAAGGAAACTGCTGATAAGATTATGGTAAGTCTGGGTTCGCCCGCTTATCGTGCGGAGGTGGGTACTAACGGCAATTTTATCCTGATGCACTCGGTGGGCAGTATTCCTCACGGTCAGGAAATTGATGTTCCTCTGAACTATGCCGACTATTACTTCCTGGAAGCGCTGATGCGCAAAAGAGATCTCGAAAAGAAATAA
- the cysS gene encoding cysteine--tRNA ligase: protein MEHQLTIYNTLDRKKELFVPLHAPHVGMYVCGPTVYGDAHLGHARPSITFDVLFRYLTHLGYKVRYVRNITDVGHLEHDADEGEDKIAKKARLEELEPMEVVQYYLNRYHKAMEALNVLSPSIEPHASGHIIEQIQLVQKILDAGYAYESEGSVYFDVAKYNKDYHYGKLSGRNLDDVLNTTRDLDGQSEKHNPADFALWKKAQPEHIMRWPSPWSDGFPGWHAECTAMGRKYLGEHFDIHGGGMDLIFPHHECEIAQSVASQGDDMVHYWMHNNMITINGTKMGKSLGNFITLDEFFNGTHKLLAQAYTPMTIRFFILQAHYRSTVDFSNEALQASEKGLQRLMEAIDALEKITPSVATSEGINVKELRAKCYEAMNDDLNTPIVIAQLFEGARIINNIIAGNATISAEDLKELKETFHLFSFDIMGLKEEKGSSDGREEAYGKVVDMLLEQRMKAKANKDWATSDEIRNTLTALGFEVKDTKDGFEWRLNK, encoded by the coding sequence ATGGAACATCAACTTACCATTTACAACACGTTAGATAGAAAGAAAGAGTTATTCGTACCGCTCCACGCACCTCATGTAGGTATGTATGTGTGCGGACCGACTGTTTACGGTGATGCTCATTTGGGACATGCCCGTCCGTCCATTACATTCGACGTACTCTTCCGCTATCTCACCCATCTAGGATATAAAGTACGTTATGTACGCAATATTACCGACGTAGGTCATTTGGAACATGATGCCGACGAAGGAGAAGATAAAATCGCCAAGAAAGCCCGCCTGGAAGAACTGGAACCGATGGAAGTAGTTCAGTATTACCTGAACCGCTACCACAAAGCAATGGAAGCACTCAACGTGCTTTCCCCCAGCATCGAGCCGCATGCTTCGGGCCATATCATCGAACAAATCCAACTGGTACAGAAGATTCTGGATGCCGGATACGCTTACGAAAGCGAAGGTTCCGTCTACTTCGATGTTGCCAAATACAATAAAGACTATCACTACGGAAAATTGTCCGGACGCAATCTGGATGACGTATTGAATACCACCCGCGACCTCGACGGACAAAGCGAAAAGCACAATCCTGCCGACTTTGCCCTCTGGAAAAAGGCACAACCGGAACATATCATGCGCTGGCCGTCTCCCTGGAGTGACGGTTTCCCCGGATGGCATGCCGAATGTACCGCTATGGGACGTAAGTATCTCGGCGAGCATTTCGACATTCACGGTGGTGGAATGGACTTGATTTTCCCGCACCACGAATGTGAAATCGCACAGTCGGTAGCTTCGCAAGGCGACGATATGGTTCACTACTGGATGCACAACAATATGATTACCATCAACGGAACGAAGATGGGCAAATCACTTGGCAATTTCATTACGCTGGACGAGTTCTTCAACGGTACTCATAAGTTATTGGCACAAGCCTATACTCCGATGACTATCCGTTTCTTCATCCTGCAAGCACATTACCGCAGTACGGTCGATTTCAGCAATGAAGCGCTGCAAGCATCGGAAAAGGGCTTGCAACGCCTGATGGAAGCCATTGACGCATTGGAAAAGATAACTCCTTCAGTAGCAACTTCAGAAGGTATCAATGTAAAAGAACTGCGTGCCAAATGCTACGAGGCAATGAATGATGACCTGAATACTCCTATTGTCATCGCACAACTTTTTGAAGGTGCCCGTATCATTAACAATATCATCGCCGGAAATGCTACTATTTCCGCTGAAGACTTGAAAGAGCTGAAAGAAACATTCCACCTGTTCAGTTTCGACATCATGGGACTGAAAGAGGAAAAAGGTTCTTCCGACGGACGCGAAGAAGCTTACGGCAAAGTAGTAGATATGTTGCTGGAACAACGTATGAAAGCAAAAGCCAATAAAGACTGGGCTACTTCCGATGAAATCCGTAATACATTGACTGCGCTCGGATTCGAGGTAAAAGATACAAAGGACGGTTTCGAGTGGAGATTGAATAAATAG
- a CDS encoding sulfatase family protein — MRTINILAGLTCAGLPVALCAQQTQKPNVIVIMADDIGYGDLSCYGEKTIQTPNVERLAKGGVRFTDAHAVAATSTPSRYSFLTGHYSWRRTDTGIAPGDAGMIIRPEQYTVADLFKDAGYATAAIGKWHLGMGDKTGQQNWNGLISPGLKDIGFDYSYIMAATGDRVPCVWVENGRVVGLESDDPIFVSYKEPFPGEPLGKTHPELLTVMKPSPNHGHDQAIVNGISRIGYMKGGKKALWKDENINDSIVTHGLDFIEQHKDTPFFLYLATNDAHVPRVPHPRFVGKSGMGPRGDVLVEFDWTVGQVVETLERLGIRENTLIVLTSDNGPVVDDGYQDRAVDLLGKHRPWGPFRGGKYSSFEAGTRIPFIVSYPGKVKKGISKALVSQIDFLATMAEFLSVPLTEEQKKDSREQLQTWYGKDKKGRDYVIEHAGSLAISDGTWKYISPSKKKAYEKLTNTELGNSPEEQLYLLKKDIGEKRNLAKEYPEKVKDLKQVLAKHLACRTTSFDQFDSLLE, encoded by the coding sequence ATGAGAACTATAAATATTTTAGCAGGACTTACCTGTGCCGGTTTGCCGGTTGCTTTGTGTGCCCAACAGACACAAAAGCCTAATGTAATTGTGATTATGGCTGATGATATCGGGTATGGTGATTTGAGTTGTTATGGTGAGAAAACAATTCAGACCCCGAATGTGGAAAGATTGGCAAAGGGTGGAGTGCGCTTTACGGATGCGCATGCTGTGGCAGCCACTAGTACTCCGTCACGTTACTCTTTTCTTACCGGGCATTATTCATGGAGGCGTACGGATACTGGTATAGCTCCGGGGGATGCCGGAATGATAATTCGACCGGAGCAATATACAGTAGCCGACTTATTTAAAGACGCCGGCTATGCTACCGCTGCGATAGGTAAATGGCATTTGGGGATGGGGGATAAAACCGGCCAGCAGAACTGGAATGGTTTGATATCACCGGGACTGAAAGATATTGGCTTCGATTACTCCTATATTATGGCAGCGACAGGTGACCGTGTCCCTTGTGTATGGGTGGAGAATGGGCGTGTTGTTGGACTGGAATCCGATGACCCGATATTTGTGAGTTATAAAGAACCTTTTCCGGGTGAACCGTTGGGGAAGACGCATCCGGAACTGTTAACGGTTATGAAGCCAAGTCCGAATCATGGGCATGACCAGGCTATAGTAAATGGCATCTCGCGGATTGGATATATGAAAGGAGGAAAGAAAGCATTATGGAAAGATGAAAATATAAATGACAGTATTGTAACTCACGGACTGGATTTTATAGAACAACATAAAGATACCCCTTTTTTCTTATACTTGGCAACAAATGATGCGCATGTACCCCGTGTTCCGCATCCTCGTTTTGTCGGTAAAAGCGGGATGGGGCCCAGGGGAGACGTGCTTGTTGAATTTGACTGGACGGTAGGACAAGTTGTTGAAACGTTGGAAAGATTGGGAATACGTGAGAACACTCTGATCGTTTTGACGAGTGATAACGGTCCTGTCGTGGATGATGGTTATCAGGACCGGGCTGTGGATTTATTAGGCAAGCATCGTCCGTGGGGACCTTTTCGGGGTGGTAAATACAGTAGTTTTGAGGCTGGGACACGTATTCCGTTTATTGTGAGTTATCCGGGTAAGGTGAAAAAGGGAATTTCAAAAGCTTTGGTCTCACAGATCGATTTCTTGGCAACAATGGCTGAATTCTTGTCTGTTCCTCTTACTGAAGAACAAAAGAAAGATAGCCGTGAACAGTTGCAGACGTGGTACGGGAAAGATAAAAAAGGGCGTGACTATGTGATAGAACATGCCGGTAGTCTGGCTATATCAGACGGAACATGGAAATATATTTCTCCTAGTAAAAAGAAAGCATATGAGAAACTTACGAATACAGAGCTAGGAAATAGCCCTGAGGAACAACTCTATTTGCTTAAAAAAGATATCGGCGAAAAAAGAAATCTAGCAAAAGAATATCCGGAAAAGGTAAAAGACTTGAAGCAAGTTTTGGCTAAACATTTGGCGTGTCGTACTACATCTTTTGACCAGTTCGATAGCCTGCTGGAATAA
- a CDS encoding sulfatase family protein, giving the protein MNKPINLLVGGLTLFAAQGCKAPKQVAEQAEHPNIIYVFPDQYRNQAMGFWSQDGFRDKVNFQGDPVHTPNLDAFARESMVLSSAQSNCPLSSPHRGMLLTGMYPNRSGVPLNCNSTRPISSLREDAECIGDVFSKAGYDCAYFGKLHADFPTPNDPEHPGQYVESKRPAWDAYTPKERRHGFNYWYSYGTFDEHKNPHYWDTDGKRHDPKEWSPLHESGKVVSYLKNEGNVRDTKKPFFIMVGMNPPHSPYRSLDDCEEQDFNLYKDKPLDSLLIRPNVDLEMKKAESARYYFASVTGVDRAFGQILETLKDMGLDKNTVVIFASDHGETMCSQRTEDPKNSPYSESMNIPFIVRFPGKIQPGVDDLLLSSPDIMPTVLGLCGLGDSIPAEVQGRNFAPLFFDEKAEIVRPTGALYIQNLDGKKDENGLVQTYFPSSRGIKTAKYTLALYIDRHTKQLKKSLLFDDLNDPYQLHNLPLEENKEVVEQLYREMGTMLKEINDPWYAEKILSDRIPY; this is encoded by the coding sequence ATGAACAAACCTATAAACCTTCTGGTAGGTGGTCTGACTTTGTTTGCAGCACAGGGTTGCAAAGCCCCGAAGCAAGTTGCGGAACAAGCTGAACATCCGAATATTATCTATGTATTTCCCGACCAATACCGTAACCAGGCAATGGGATTCTGGAGTCAGGACGGATTCCGGGATAAAGTAAATTTTCAGGGCGATCCTGTTCATACCCCCAATCTGGATGCATTTGCCCGCGAATCCATGGTGTTGTCTTCTGCACAGAGCAACTGCCCGCTGAGTAGTCCTCATCGTGGAATGTTATTGACCGGCATGTATCCCAACCGGAGCGGCGTGCCTTTGAACTGTAATTCTACGCGTCCCATCAGTTCTTTGCGCGAGGATGCCGAATGTATCGGTGATGTGTTCAGTAAAGCTGGTTATGACTGTGCTTATTTCGGAAAACTTCATGCCGATTTTCCGACCCCGAACGACCCGGAACACCCGGGACAATATGTAGAATCCAAACGTCCGGCATGGGATGCCTATACTCCGAAAGAGCGTCGTCACGGATTTAACTACTGGTATTCTTACGGTACGTTTGATGAGCATAAGAATCCTCACTATTGGGATACGGACGGCAAGAGACACGACCCGAAAGAATGGTCACCTTTGCATGAATCGGGCAAGGTAGTTTCATATTTGAAAAATGAAGGTAACGTGCGCGATACAAAGAAACCTTTCTTTATAATGGTAGGTATGAACCCGCCTCATAGCCCGTATCGTTCTTTGGACGACTGTGAAGAGCAGGATTTCAATCTTTACAAGGATAAACCTTTGGATAGCTTGCTGATTCGTCCGAACGTAGACCTGGAGATGAAAAAGGCAGAATCTGCCCGTTACTATTTTGCTTCTGTGACAGGAGTTGACCGTGCTTTCGGTCAGATCTTGGAGACGTTGAAGGATATGGGACTGGATAAGAATACAGTTGTTATCTTTGCTTCCGATCATGGCGAAACGATGTGCAGCCAGCGTACCGAAGACCCGAAGAACTCGCCTTACTCAGAATCAATGAATATTCCGTTTATCGTGCGTTTCCCGGGCAAGATCCAACCGGGAGTAGATGACTTGCTGCTTTCATCACCGGATATTATGCCTACTGTGTTAGGCTTGTGCGGATTGGGTGATTCTATTCCGGCAGAAGTGCAAGGTCGTAACTTCGCTCCTCTTTTCTTCGATGAAAAGGCGGAAATTGTCCGCCCGACGGGTGCGCTGTATATCCAGAATCTGGACGGTAAAAAGGATGAAAACGGATTGGTGCAGACTTACTTCCCTTCTTCGAGAGGTATCAAGACTGCAAAATATACATTGGCTCTATATATCGACCGCCATACGAAGCAGCTAAAGAAGAGCCTTCTGTTTGATGACTTGAATGATCCTTATCAGTTGCACAACCTGCCTTTGGAAGAAAATAAGGAAGTCGTGGAGCAACTCTATCGTGAAATGGGAACTATGCTGAAGGAAATTAACGACCCTTGGTACGCGGAAAAGATTCTGTCGGACAGAATTCCTTATTAA
- a CDS encoding chondroitinase family polysaccharide lyase, which yields MKKDIYFILLFLFATASSAFAQLIGFEDSEVPETFKTSGKGELRVSSLFYKEGKSSLEWSFQSGSTLDVQVTPLSLEGKQERQYGITLWIYNEKPQQDSIRFEFLNKAGEVSYWFSYRLQAAGWRACWISFEYMKGDKKDKDIVAYRLVAPKRKGRIFLDRLIFPEKKMNLRTTPDQQLPANNGLANRDLWHWCLVWKWEQLSYDAPIASKLTARQEKELKTIEQRLTDFLEVKKAPKKQVDAAYKTFEKADIRPSAAGTGFTGTPIVTPDEQNKKIGEMSWNDIETMLSGFAYDVYCNRDETSKKNYFTVFDYAIDQGFAFGSGMGTNHHYGYQVRKIYTTAWLMREEIYKHPHRDAYLSTLRFWSALQETRQPCPLERDEMLDTWHTLLMARFISAMMFTDPREQAQALGGLSRWVSSSLHYSPGTIGGIKIDGTTFHHGGFYPAYTTGVLAVIGQFIAFTNNTGFELTEEARQHIKSAFIAMRNYCNLYEWGIGISGRHPFGGKMGSDDVEAFANIALAGDLSGQGNLFDYGLAADYLRLVRDRDTPNARFFKKEGIKPAQAPEGFFVYNYGSAGIFRRADWMVTLKGYTTDVWGAEIYTKDNRYGRYQSYGSVQIMGKGNPVSRAGSGFVQEGWDWNRLPGTTTIHLPFELLDSPLKGTTMAHSKENFSGSSSLEGQNGMFAMKLMERNLENFTPDFVARKSVFCFDNRMICLGTGITNSNADYPTETTLFQTKYNGMDSKVGEDSYWLHDGYDNYYHVVDGTVRSQVAEQESRHEKTRAVTKGKFSSAWIEHGKAPKDGTYEYMVLIQPSATDLDEVRKTPAYEVLQRNQTAHVVYDKKTGITAYAAFETYQPDGDKLISAIPAETMVMYMRESDKGIRLSVCDPNLNIKEKAYTTKEPSRPIRKEIRLKGHWTLTTPMDNVQLEQQGENTVLTVTCQHGQPVEILMHKK from the coding sequence ATGAAGAAAGATATTTATTTTATACTGCTGTTTCTGTTTGCAACAGCTTCTTCGGCTTTCGCGCAACTCATAGGATTTGAGGACAGTGAAGTGCCCGAAACGTTTAAGACTTCCGGGAAAGGGGAACTGAGAGTCTCTTCTCTTTTTTATAAGGAAGGCAAGAGTAGTTTGGAGTGGAGTTTTCAATCCGGTTCAACGTTGGATGTACAGGTCACTCCCTTATCATTGGAAGGAAAGCAGGAGAGGCAGTATGGCATAACCTTGTGGATATACAACGAGAAGCCGCAACAGGACTCTATCCGCTTTGAATTTCTGAATAAGGCGGGAGAGGTGTCTTATTGGTTCTCTTATCGTCTGCAAGCAGCCGGATGGCGGGCTTGCTGGATTTCTTTCGAGTATATGAAAGGCGACAAGAAAGATAAGGATATAGTTGCTTACAGGCTGGTTGCTCCCAAACGGAAAGGACGTATCTTTCTTGATCGTTTGATTTTTCCGGAAAAGAAAATGAATCTTCGTACAACGCCGGACCAGCAGTTGCCTGCCAATAATGGGTTGGCTAACCGTGACCTCTGGCATTGGTGCCTGGTGTGGAAGTGGGAACAATTGTCGTATGACGCTCCGATAGCGTCCAAACTGACTGCCCGACAGGAGAAAGAACTGAAAACCATCGAGCAACGCCTGACAGATTTTCTGGAAGTGAAGAAAGCCCCCAAAAAGCAAGTTGACGCTGCCTACAAGACTTTTGAAAAGGCGGATATCCGTCCGTCAGCAGCAGGCACAGGGTTTACAGGAACTCCTATAGTCACTCCCGACGAACAGAACAAGAAGATAGGAGAAATGTCATGGAATGATATTGAAACAATGCTTTCCGGCTTTGCGTACGACGTTTATTGTAATCGGGATGAGACGTCAAAGAAAAACTATTTCACGGTGTTCGACTATGCTATTGACCAAGGCTTTGCCTTTGGCAGCGGTATGGGAACCAATCATCACTACGGCTATCAGGTACGTAAGATATACACAACAGCGTGGTTGATGCGGGAGGAAATTTATAAACATCCTCATCGGGATGCTTACCTGTCTACGTTACGTTTCTGGTCTGCTTTGCAGGAAACCCGTCAACCGTGTCCTTTGGAGCGGGATGAGATGCTGGATACCTGGCATACCCTCTTAATGGCGAGATTTATTTCTGCCATGATGTTCACAGACCCAAGAGAACAGGCGCAGGCTTTGGGTGGTCTGTCTCGTTGGGTTTCTTCTTCTTTGCACTATTCACCGGGAACAATTGGTGGCATTAAGATTGATGGCACTACTTTCCATCATGGTGGTTTCTATCCGGCTTATACGACTGGAGTATTGGCTGTGATAGGGCAGTTCATTGCTTTTACAAACAATACGGGGTTTGAACTGACAGAAGAAGCCCGTCAACATATAAAATCCGCATTCATCGCCATGCGCAATTACTGCAACCTTTATGAATGGGGGATTGGTATCAGCGGACGGCATCCTTTCGGTGGAAAAATGGGAAGTGATGATGTGGAAGCATTTGCCAATATAGCTTTGGCTGGTGACTTATCCGGTCAGGGAAACTTGTTCGACTACGGTCTGGCGGCAGATTATCTGCGATTGGTGCGTGACAGGGATACTCCGAATGCGCGTTTCTTTAAGAAAGAAGGTATCAAGCCTGCGCAGGCTCCGGAAGGATTCTTTGTTTATAATTATGGTTCGGCAGGTATTTTCCGCCGTGCGGATTGGATGGTGACGTTGAAGGGATATACTACGGATGTCTGGGGAGCTGAAATCTATACTAAAGATAACCGTTACGGGCGTTACCAAAGTTATGGCTCGGTACAGATTATGGGCAAGGGAAATCCTGTTTCCCGTGCCGGCAGCGGTTTTGTACAGGAAGGATGGGATTGGAACCGCTTGCCGGGCACAACGACCATTCATTTGCCCTTCGAGTTGCTGGACAGTCCGTTGAAAGGTACTACAATGGCTCATTCTAAAGAAAACTTCTCAGGCAGCAGTTCTTTGGAAGGTCAGAATGGTATGTTTGCCATGAAGTTAATGGAGCGTAATCTGGAGAACTTTACCCCTGATTTTGTTGCCCGTAAATCTGTATTCTGCTTTGATAACCGGATGATTTGCCTGGGAACAGGCATAACAAACAGTAACGCGGATTATCCGACGGAAACGACCCTTTTCCAGACCAAATACAATGGAATGGATTCTAAAGTAGGAGAGGATAGCTATTGGTTGCATGACGGCTATGATAATTATTATCATGTCGTAGACGGAACCGTTCGCTCGCAGGTTGCGGAACAGGAATCACGCCATGAAAAGACCCGTGCGGTGACTAAGGGAAAGTTCTCCTCGGCCTGGATTGAGCATGGCAAAGCTCCGAAGGATGGAACGTATGAATATATGGTGTTGATACAACCCTCTGCTACTGATTTGGATGAAGTGCGTAAAACTCCGGCATATGAGGTCTTGCAACGCAATCAGACAGCCCATGTGGTTTATGATAAAAAAACGGGTATTACGGCATACGCCGCTTTTGAAACTTACCAACCCGACGGTGACAAACTGATTTCCGCTATTCCTGCGGAAACGATGGTAATGTATATGAGGGAATCGGATAAAGGTATCCGTCTGAGTGTATGTGACCCTAATCTGAATATCAAAGAGAAGGCTTATACAACGAAGGAACCGAGCCGTCCTATCCGTAAGGAGATACGCCTGAAGGGACACTGGACATTGACGACTCCGATGGATAATGTTCAGTTGGAGCAACAGGGAGAGAATACTGTATTAACGGTAACCTGCCAACATGGGCAACCTGTTGAAATACTCATGCATAAAAAGTGA
- a CDS encoding Cof-type HAD-IIB family hydrolase — protein sequence MKYKLIVLDLDGTLTNSKKVITPRNRETLIRVQEQGIRLVLASGRPTYGIVPLANELRMNEFGGFILSYNGGEIINWETQEMIYENVLPNDVVPVLYECARTHHLSILTYDGAEIVTENSQDLYVQKEAFLNKMAVRETNDFLTDITLPVAKCLIVGDADKLIPLEAELSLRLQGRINVFRSEPYFLELVPQGIDKALSLAVLLKETGVEREEVIAIGDGYNDLSMIKFAGLGIAMGNAQEPVKKAADYITLSNEEDGVAEAINKFLPAEL from the coding sequence ATGAAATACAAACTTATCGTGCTCGACCTTGACGGCACACTTACCAACTCTAAAAAAGTAATCACTCCCCGCAACAGGGAAACACTGATACGTGTACAAGAACAAGGTATCCGCCTGGTACTGGCTTCCGGACGACCGACTTATGGTATTGTACCGCTGGCCAACGAATTGCGCATGAATGAATTCGGCGGATTCATCCTGTCCTACAACGGCGGGGAAATCATCAATTGGGAAACACAGGAAATGATTTACGAGAATGTACTTCCGAATGATGTAGTTCCTGTACTTTATGAGTGTGCGCGCACTCACCATCTAAGCATATTAACTTACGACGGAGCAGAGATTGTAACCGAGAACTCCCAAGACCTGTATGTACAAAAAGAAGCTTTCCTGAATAAAATGGCAGTCCGGGAAACAAACGACTTCTTGACGGACATCACGCTTCCCGTAGCCAAATGCCTGATTGTGGGAGATGCCGACAAGCTCATCCCCCTGGAAGCCGAACTCTCTCTCCGGTTGCAAGGACGTATTAATGTATTCCGCTCTGAGCCCTATTTTCTCGAACTAGTCCCGCAGGGAATTGACAAAGCTCTGTCTCTTGCCGTTTTATTAAAGGAGACAGGAGTAGAACGCGAAGAAGTCATAGCAATAGGCGATGGTTACAACGATTTGTCGATGATAAAATTTGCCGGACTAGGCATTGCCATGGGAAATGCACAAGAACCGGTGAAGAAAGCGGCGGATTATATCACTCTAAGCAATGAAGAAGACGGCGTAGCCGAAGCAATCAATAAATTTCTGCCTGCGGAACTTTAG